One genomic window of Halorubrum hochsteinianum includes the following:
- a CDS encoding class 1 fructose-bisphosphatase encodes MAGPDSDPDAGPLPDGGAPGGDPVVAAVFDAVAATAPEIRAALPGRRVESGTENASGESVLAGDLYADELLGDAITALDGVGLFVSEERETAVDAGGAVGGDGTGETADGSPYAVAIDPLDGSSNLRSNNAMGTVVGVYDAPLPATGRDLVAAGYVLYGPITTMVVADEAGVREEVIEPDGDGGVERSVVTDDLRLPDDPLVYGFGGRVPDWPDAFTAYAREVEDELKLRYGGAMVGDVNQVLTYGGVFAYPALVDAPEGKLRLSFEANPIAYIVERAGGAATDGERDILDVEPDGLHDRVPLYVGNEDLVERLKAALD; translated from the coding sequence ATGGCCGGCCCCGACTCCGACCCCGACGCCGGCCCCCTCCCCGACGGCGGCGCTCCCGGCGGCGACCCGGTCGTCGCGGCCGTCTTCGACGCGGTGGCCGCGACGGCCCCCGAGATCCGCGCCGCGCTCCCCGGTCGCCGCGTCGAGAGCGGGACGGAGAACGCCTCCGGCGAGTCGGTGCTGGCCGGCGACCTGTACGCCGACGAGCTGCTCGGCGACGCGATCACCGCGCTCGACGGCGTCGGCTTGTTCGTCAGCGAGGAGCGCGAGACCGCGGTCGACGCCGGCGGGGCGGTCGGCGGCGACGGGACGGGGGAGACCGCGGACGGCTCCCCGTACGCGGTCGCGATCGACCCCCTCGACGGCTCCTCGAACCTCCGGTCGAACAACGCGATGGGGACCGTCGTCGGCGTGTACGACGCCCCGCTGCCCGCCACCGGCCGCGACCTCGTCGCCGCCGGCTACGTCCTCTACGGCCCGATCACGACGATGGTCGTCGCCGACGAGGCGGGCGTCCGCGAGGAGGTGATCGAGCCCGACGGCGACGGCGGCGTCGAGCGCTCGGTCGTGACCGACGACCTGCGGCTCCCCGACGACCCCCTCGTCTACGGGTTCGGCGGGCGCGTCCCGGACTGGCCCGACGCGTTCACCGCCTACGCCCGCGAGGTCGAAGACGAGCTGAAGCTCCGGTACGGCGGCGCGATGGTCGGCGACGTGAACCAGGTGCTCACGTACGGCGGCGTCTTCGCGTACCCGGCCCTGGTCGACGCGCCCGAGGGGAAACTCCGGCTCTCCTTCGAGGCGAACCCCATCGCCTACATCGTCGAGCGCGCCGGCGGCGCGGCGACCGACGGCGAGCGCGACATCCTCGACGTCGAGCCGGACGGCCTCCACGACCGCGTCCCGCTGTACGTCGGCAACGAGGACCTGGTCGAGCGGCTGAAGGCGGCGCTGGACTGA
- a CDS encoding PAS domain S-box protein: protein MSAAIDVLHVDDDPSVLDLAEAYFERELDSVAVTSETDPEAALDRLREDSFDCVVSDYDMPPMDGLEFFEALRERNQKIPFVLYTGKGSEEIASQALNAGVTGYFQKGGPEQLRRLANRVDQAVEEYRTKEVAERYSTVIEALGYPVYVVDETGVFRFVNEPFAELTGYDREEIIGQTPGFIKDDAAVQEAEDRLGTILSDSGPDVQHFGVDIVPNEGDPIPCRDHMAALPYDGECFEGSVGILRDVSDERERREELETKTRALDEAPVGITITDPQREDNPMVYVNDRFVEMTGYDREESIGVNCRFLQGPDTEEASVQQLRDAIDADEPTSVELLNYRKDGTEFWNRVSIAPISDADGTVTHWVGFQEDITAFKEREAALERQNARLDSFASIVSHDLRNPLNVAQGRVELARELSDDAENLDAALDALARMESIVERTLALAREGETVGDPERVDLAAVAADSWSTVDTGSAALSVETEREVLADPDRLRNLFENLMRNAVEHAGSDVSIRVGDLSDGFFVEDDGPGIDPAVADSLFEPGESGAAGTTGFGLAIVQEIATAHGWSVAATTGADGGARFEVRGVDKRTPATH, encoded by the coding sequence ATGTCCGCAGCGATCGACGTGTTACACGTCGACGACGACCCGTCAGTCCTCGACCTCGCGGAGGCGTACTTCGAGCGGGAGCTCGACTCGGTGGCGGTGACGAGCGAGACCGACCCGGAGGCGGCGCTCGACCGGCTCCGAGAGGATTCCTTCGACTGCGTCGTCAGCGACTACGACATGCCCCCGATGGACGGGCTGGAGTTCTTCGAGGCCTTACGCGAGCGAAATCAGAAGATCCCCTTCGTGCTGTACACCGGCAAGGGGTCCGAGGAGATCGCGAGTCAGGCGCTCAACGCCGGCGTCACCGGCTACTTCCAGAAGGGCGGCCCCGAGCAGCTCCGCCGGCTCGCGAACCGCGTCGATCAGGCCGTCGAGGAGTACCGGACCAAGGAGGTCGCCGAGCGCTACTCGACCGTCATCGAGGCGCTCGGCTACCCCGTCTACGTCGTCGACGAGACCGGCGTCTTCCGGTTCGTCAACGAGCCGTTCGCCGAGCTGACCGGGTACGACCGCGAGGAGATCATCGGACAGACCCCCGGGTTCATCAAGGACGACGCGGCGGTTCAGGAGGCCGAGGACCGGCTCGGCACCATCCTCTCCGACTCCGGTCCGGACGTCCAGCACTTCGGGGTCGACATCGTCCCCAACGAGGGGGACCCGATCCCGTGTCGGGACCACATGGCGGCGCTGCCGTACGACGGCGAGTGCTTCGAGGGCAGCGTCGGCATCCTCCGCGACGTCTCGGACGAGCGCGAGCGCCGCGAGGAACTGGAGACGAAGACCCGCGCGCTCGACGAGGCCCCGGTCGGGATCACCATCACGGACCCGCAACGCGAGGACAACCCGATGGTGTACGTCAACGACCGGTTCGTCGAGATGACGGGGTACGACCGGGAGGAGTCGATCGGCGTCAACTGCCGGTTCCTCCAGGGGCCGGACACCGAGGAGGCGTCGGTCCAGCAGCTCCGCGACGCGATCGACGCGGACGAGCCGACGAGCGTCGAGCTGTTGAACTACCGGAAGGACGGGACGGAGTTCTGGAACCGGGTGAGCATCGCGCCGATATCCGACGCGGACGGGACGGTCACGCACTGGGTCGGCTTTCAGGAGGACATCACGGCGTTCAAGGAGCGCGAGGCGGCGCTCGAGCGGCAGAACGCCCGGCTCGACTCCTTCGCGAGCATCGTCTCGCACGACCTGCGGAACCCGCTGAACGTCGCGCAGGGACGCGTCGAGCTGGCGCGCGAGCTCTCGGACGACGCGGAGAACCTCGACGCCGCCCTCGACGCGCTCGCCCGCATGGAGTCGATCGTCGAGCGCACCCTCGCGCTCGCCCGCGAGGGGGAGACGGTCGGCGACCCGGAACGCGTCGACCTCGCTGCGGTCGCCGCCGACAGCTGGTCGACCGTCGACACCGGGTCGGCGGCCCTCTCCGTCGAGACCGAGCGCGAGGTGCTCGCCGACCCGGATCGGCTCCGGAACCTCTTCGAGAACCTCATGCGGAACGCGGTCGAACACGCCGGCTCTGACGTGTCGATCCGCGTCGGCGACCTCTCGGACGGCTTCTTCGTCGAGGACGACGGGCCGGGGATCGACCCCGCCGTGGCCGACTCCCTCTTCGAACCCGGCGAGAGCGGCGCGGCGGGGACCACCGGGTTCGGCCTCGCGATCGTTCAGGAGATAGCCACCGCGCACGGCTGGTCCGTCGCGGCGACGACCGGCGCGGACGGCGGCGCGCGGTTCGAGGTCCGCGGCGTCGACAAGCGGACCCCCGCGACCCACTGA
- the panB gene encoding 3-methyl-2-oxobutanoate hydroxymethyltransferase, translating into MTTTRGLREDDDPITMLTAYDAPTAAVVDEAGIDVVLVGDSMGNAALGYDSTLPVTFDEVASRTAAVARATGDALVVADMPFLSFGVDEAESVRNAGRLLKEANADAVKIESGPHTVETTRRMTEVGIPVMAHLGLTPQHVNQLGGYTRQGTEQDAAEEIIDLAGAHADAGAFALVLEHVPANLAGAVTEALSIPTIGIGAGPDCDGQVLVINDAVGLGEWSPPFAKQFGDVRGEMVDAVEAYKEAVTSGEFPSEEHSHVEEDLDDLY; encoded by the coding sequence ATGACCACGACGCGGGGACTCCGGGAGGACGACGATCCGATCACGATGCTCACCGCCTACGACGCCCCGACGGCGGCGGTCGTCGACGAGGCCGGGATCGACGTCGTCCTCGTCGGCGACAGCATGGGCAACGCCGCCCTCGGCTACGACTCCACGCTCCCGGTGACGTTCGACGAGGTCGCGAGCCGGACCGCGGCCGTGGCGCGCGCGACCGGGGACGCCCTCGTCGTCGCCGACATGCCGTTCCTCTCGTTCGGCGTCGACGAGGCCGAGTCGGTGCGCAACGCCGGCCGCCTGCTGAAGGAGGCGAACGCGGACGCGGTGAAGATCGAGAGCGGCCCGCACACCGTCGAGACGACTCGGCGGATGACCGAGGTCGGGATCCCGGTGATGGCCCACCTCGGCCTGACGCCCCAGCACGTGAACCAACTCGGCGGGTACACCCGACAGGGGACCGAGCAGGACGCCGCAGAGGAGATCATCGATCTGGCGGGGGCGCACGCCGACGCCGGCGCGTTCGCGCTCGTCTTGGAGCACGTCCCGGCGAACCTCGCGGGCGCGGTGACGGAGGCGCTCTCGATTCCGACGATCGGCATCGGCGCGGGTCCCGACTGCGACGGGCAGGTGCTCGTGATCAACGACGCGGTCGGCCTCGGCGAGTGGTCGCCCCCGTTCGCGAAGCAGTTCGGCGACGTGCGCGGCGAGATGGTCGACGCCGTGGAGGCGTACAAGGAGGCCGTGACGAGCGGCGAGTTCCCTTCTGAAGAACACTCGCACGTCGAGGAGGATCTGGACGACCTGTACTGA
- a CDS encoding 3-hydroxyacyl-CoA dehydrogenase family protein codes for MRALSEVDVVGVVGAGTMGNGIAQVAATAGYDVVMRDVEREYVDRGLDSVADSLDRLAGKGALEEEPAAIRDRITGTTDLGDLADADVAIEAVIEDLDVKREVFGDLDRVTDDDAVLATNTSTLSITTIASATERASDVVGLHFMNPVPIMDGVEVVVGERTADEVVEFAHAFAEDLGKETWEADDKPGFVTNRILMPWINEGIRAYDEGVAEKRDIDRGMKLGTNVPMGPLELADHIGLDVALDASETLHEELGDRYKPAYLLKRKVEAGDLGKKTGRGFYEYE; via the coding sequence ATGCGAGCGCTATCCGAAGTGGACGTGGTCGGCGTCGTCGGGGCGGGAACGATGGGCAACGGGATCGCACAGGTCGCGGCGACGGCGGGCTACGACGTGGTGATGCGGGACGTCGAGCGCGAGTACGTCGACCGCGGCCTCGACAGCGTCGCGGACAGCCTCGACCGACTGGCCGGGAAGGGCGCGCTGGAGGAGGAGCCGGCGGCGATCCGCGACCGGATCACCGGCACCACCGACCTCGGCGACCTCGCGGACGCCGACGTCGCGATCGAGGCCGTGATCGAGGACCTCGACGTGAAACGGGAGGTGTTCGGCGACCTCGACCGGGTCACCGACGACGACGCGGTCCTGGCGACGAACACCTCCACGCTCTCTATCACGACGATCGCGAGCGCCACGGAGCGCGCGAGCGACGTGGTCGGCCTCCACTTCATGAACCCCGTCCCGATCATGGACGGCGTCGAGGTCGTGGTGGGCGAGCGCACCGCGGACGAGGTGGTCGAGTTCGCGCACGCCTTCGCCGAGGACCTCGGCAAGGAGACGTGGGAGGCCGACGACAAGCCCGGCTTCGTCACCAACCGCATCCTGATGCCGTGGATAAACGAGGGGATCCGCGCGTACGACGAGGGGGTCGCCGAGAAGCGCGACATCGACCGCGGGATGAAGCTCGGCACGAACGTCCCGATGGGGCCGCTCGAACTCGCCGACCACATCGGGCTGGACGTGGCGCTCGACGCCAGCGAAACGCTCCACGAGGAGCTGGGCGACCGCTACAAGCCCGCCTACCTCCTCAAGCGAAAGGTCGAGGCCGGCGACCTCGGCAAGAAGACCGGTCGCGGCTTCTACGAGTACGAGTAG
- a CDS encoding CPBP family intramembrane glutamic endopeptidase, which produces MTDPSSGDPAPDGGVSEEFDDVGPETLSGDADDPKGSGGSPGIAVLTALVLGVLGPVIAVASGGIIFAIDAASGGLSLAVSVVLTLIFGQYVAFGGLAVGYLAWRGFDRGGIIEYLGVRVPSLKEIGIVLGSWVLILISVLVVSTIVQLLGTETAANSSAELAMGNPSIIPLFIAASFLVIGPCEEILYRGVVQGRLRESLPAAPSILLSAAIFAAIHVIALTGGASARLTTVSILFVPSLVFGAVYEYTENLVVPALLHGLHNAVLFTALYVVVTTDPSQMPAVLGFFPV; this is translated from the coding sequence ATGACAGATCCCTCCAGCGGCGATCCGGCCCCGGACGGCGGGGTGTCAGAGGAGTTCGACGACGTCGGCCCGGAGACGCTCTCCGGCGACGCGGACGACCCGAAGGGGAGCGGCGGGTCGCCGGGAATCGCGGTCCTGACCGCCCTCGTTCTCGGCGTCCTCGGGCCGGTGATCGCGGTCGCGAGCGGCGGCATCATCTTCGCCATCGACGCCGCGAGCGGCGGGCTCTCGCTCGCCGTGAGCGTCGTCCTCACGCTGATATTCGGCCAGTACGTCGCGTTCGGCGGCCTGGCCGTCGGCTACCTCGCGTGGCGCGGGTTCGACCGCGGGGGGATAATCGAGTACCTCGGCGTGCGCGTCCCGAGCCTCAAGGAGATCGGGATCGTCCTCGGGAGCTGGGTGCTCATCCTGATCTCGGTCCTCGTGGTCTCGACGATCGTTCAGCTGCTCGGCACAGAGACGGCGGCGAACAGCAGCGCCGAACTGGCGATGGGGAACCCGTCGATCATTCCGCTCTTCATCGCCGCCTCGTTCCTCGTCATCGGTCCCTGCGAGGAGATCCTCTACCGCGGCGTGGTTCAGGGGCGGCTCCGCGAGTCGCTGCCGGCGGCCCCGTCGATCCTCCTCTCGGCCGCGATCTTCGCGGCCATCCACGTGATAGCGCTGACCGGCGGGGCCTCCGCGCGCCTGACGACCGTCTCCATCCTGTTCGTACCGAGCCTCGTGTTCGGCGCGGTGTACGAGTACACGGAGAACCTCGTCGTCCCCGCGCTGCTCCACGGGCTTCACAACGCCGTGCTGTTCACCGCGCTCTACGTCGTCGTCACCACGGACCCGAGCCAGATGCCGGCGGTCCTCGGCTTCTTCCCCGTCTGA
- a CDS encoding MFS transporter, translating into MGLLSGVTDTDRRVIVLALARMVGAAGNSFLIVVLPLYVSSDLVDIEGLLGAEVGVGAAAVTLTEPLLIGIVLSLFGFLNSLSQPFTGRLSDRVGARRPFVLAGILLLGTASGLYTVATSYPVLVALRAIQGLGAALIIPATVALVNEYAASDADRGGNFGVYNTFRLIGFGFGPVLAGAVVEAGPYDLSPVGLPVLDGFDAAFVAACAGAYLSFALVFLLVRDADVEAEAGDDVSIRVRGEDRLLDPVFTLGLATITMGACIALFATLQNQVNVRLDQAPIWFGAQFAAVTIANVIFQVPVGRASDRIGRRPFLLAGFVLLVPTTLLQGIVTEPALMMLVRLGQGVAVACVFAPSLALAGDLAREGESGTTLSVLTMGFGFGVALGPLASGWLVGFGFVAPFAVGAAAAALGLIAVFTQVEETLNVDDEPSPAAGAD; encoded by the coding sequence ATGGGACTGCTCTCCGGCGTCACCGACACCGACCGGCGCGTGATCGTGCTGGCGCTCGCGCGCATGGTCGGTGCGGCCGGGAACTCCTTCCTCATCGTCGTCCTCCCGCTGTACGTCTCCAGCGACCTCGTCGACATCGAGGGGCTGCTCGGCGCGGAGGTCGGGGTCGGCGCGGCCGCGGTCACGCTCACCGAACCGCTGCTCATCGGGATCGTCCTCTCGCTTTTCGGGTTCCTCAACAGCCTCTCGCAGCCGTTCACGGGACGGCTGTCGGACCGGGTCGGCGCTCGACGCCCGTTCGTCCTCGCCGGAATCCTCCTCCTCGGCACCGCGAGCGGCCTGTACACGGTCGCGACGAGCTACCCGGTCCTCGTCGCGCTGCGCGCGATCCAGGGCCTCGGCGCGGCGCTCATCATCCCCGCGACGGTCGCGCTGGTCAACGAGTACGCCGCGAGCGACGCCGACCGCGGCGGCAACTTCGGCGTGTACAACACGTTCCGGCTCATCGGCTTCGGCTTCGGCCCGGTCCTCGCCGGCGCGGTCGTCGAGGCCGGCCCGTACGACCTCTCGCCGGTCGGGCTGCCGGTCCTCGACGGGTTCGACGCCGCCTTCGTCGCGGCCTGCGCCGGGGCGTACCTCAGCTTCGCCTTAGTGTTCCTGCTCGTCCGGGACGCCGACGTCGAGGCCGAGGCGGGCGACGACGTGTCGATCCGGGTCCGCGGCGAGGACCGCCTGCTCGACCCGGTGTTCACGCTCGGGCTCGCCACCATCACGATGGGGGCGTGCATCGCGCTGTTCGCGACGCTCCAGAACCAGGTGAACGTCCGGCTGGACCAGGCCCCGATCTGGTTCGGCGCGCAGTTCGCGGCCGTGACGATCGCGAACGTGATCTTCCAGGTCCCGGTGGGCCGCGCCAGCGACCGGATCGGCCGCCGGCCGTTCCTGCTCGCCGGGTTCGTCCTCCTCGTCCCGACGACGCTGCTTCAGGGGATCGTGACGGAGCCGGCGCTGATGATGCTCGTCCGGCTCGGGCAGGGGGTCGCGGTCGCGTGCGTGTTCGCGCCGTCGCTCGCGCTCGCCGGCGACCTCGCCCGCGAGGGGGAGTCGGGGACCACGCTGTCGGTGCTCACGATGGGGTTCGGGTTCGGGGTCGCCCTGGGGCCGCTGGCGTCCGGCTGGCTCGTCGGCTTCGGCTTCGTCGCGCCCTTCGCCGTCGGGGCCGCGGCCGCCGCCCTCGGGCTGATCGCGGTGTTCACGCAGGTCGAGGAGACGCTGAACGTCGACGACGAGCCGAGTCCCGCGGCGGGCGCGGACTGA
- a CDS encoding class I fructose-bisphosphate aldolase, with the protein MLPHAADSISRDGKSLILAYDHGLEHGPVDFEPNPATADPERLFELATHDAVTALAVQKGIAEAYYPDYEDDVNLLLKLNGTSNLWMGEPDSPVNCSAEYAAGLGADAIGFTLYGGSNHEVEMAEEFREAQETAREHEMGVVMWSYPRGQGVKNDTSPDTISYAARLGLELGADLVKVKYPGSAEAMGEAVRMAGPTEVVMSGGTMRDDAAFLRNVSEAIEAGARGLAVGRNVFQRDEPERILDALEAVVFEEADPETALATAESAD; encoded by the coding sequence ATGCTCCCTCACGCCGCCGACTCCATCTCGCGCGACGGCAAGTCGCTCATCCTCGCGTACGACCACGGGCTCGAACACGGGCCGGTCGACTTCGAGCCGAACCCGGCCACCGCCGACCCGGAGCGGCTCTTCGAGCTCGCCACCCACGACGCGGTCACCGCGCTGGCCGTCCAGAAGGGGATCGCGGAGGCGTACTACCCAGACTACGAGGACGACGTGAACCTCCTCCTCAAGCTCAACGGCACCTCGAACCTCTGGATGGGCGAGCCGGACAGCCCCGTCAACTGCTCGGCCGAGTACGCCGCGGGGCTCGGTGCCGACGCGATCGGGTTCACCCTCTACGGGGGGTCGAACCACGAGGTCGAGATGGCCGAGGAGTTCCGGGAGGCCCAGGAGACGGCCCGCGAACACGAGATGGGCGTCGTCATGTGGTCGTACCCGCGCGGGCAGGGGGTCAAAAACGACACCAGTCCCGACACCATCTCGTACGCGGCCCGGCTCGGCCTCGAACTCGGCGCGGACCTCGTGAAGGTGAAGTACCCCGGCTCCGCCGAGGCGATGGGCGAGGCGGTCCGCATGGCCGGGCCGACCGAGGTGGTGATGTCCGGCGGGACGATGCGCGACGACGCGGCGTTCCTCCGGAACGTCTCCGAGGCGATCGAGGCGGGTGCCCGGGGGCTCGCAGTCGGCCGCAACGTCTTCCAGCGGGACGAGCCCGAGCGTATCCTCGACGCGCTGGAGGCGGTCGTCTTCGAGGAGGCCGACCCCGAGACGGCGCTGGCGACCGCCGAGAGCGCGGACTGA
- a CDS encoding NUDIX hydrolase — protein sequence MDDADADADPDAAADPDDPADLAWETLDSAVDYACPGFDVRRDEVRFPDGDTDGFHYVDEPPAVVVLPLTPDGDVVVIDEWRQAVGRVNRGIPAGTMEPEDEGEGSADGDPSDAAVERAAARELAEETGYEADAFERLTTVEPTNGMANAVHHHVLATGCEPTADRDLDHNESIAVETVPYDELLAAVVDGGLRDGRAVTAVLWYELLHR from the coding sequence ATGGACGACGCCGACGCCGACGCTGACCCAGACGCCGCCGCCGACCCGGACGACCCCGCCGACCTCGCGTGGGAGACGCTCGACTCGGCCGTCGATTACGCCTGCCCCGGCTTCGACGTGCGCCGGGACGAGGTGCGGTTCCCGGACGGCGACACCGACGGGTTCCACTACGTCGACGAGCCTCCGGCGGTGGTGGTGCTCCCGCTGACGCCCGACGGCGACGTCGTCGTCATCGACGAGTGGCGACAGGCGGTCGGGCGAGTGAACCGCGGGATCCCCGCGGGGACGATGGAGCCGGAGGACGAGGGAGAAGGGAGCGCGGACGGCGACCCGAGCGACGCCGCGGTCGAGCGCGCCGCGGCCCGCGAACTGGCCGAGGAGACCGGCTACGAGGCCGACGCCTTCGAGCGGCTGACGACCGTCGAGCCGACGAACGGAATGGCGAACGCGGTCCACCACCACGTGCTCGCGACCGGCTGCGAGCCGACCGCCGACCGCGACCTCGATCACAACGAGTCGATCGCGGTCGAGACGGTCCCGTACGACGAGTTGCTCGCCGCGGTCGTCGACGGCGGGCTCCGCGACGGCCGGGCCGTCACCGCGGTGCTGTGGTACGAACTGCTCCACCGGTGA
- a CDS encoding DNA polymerase Y family protein, which produces MTGGRAVGGETLPGAGGGDADAPDRVVCHVDMDCFYASCERLRHDDLDGEPVVVGMGYEPGESIGAVATASYEAREFGVESAMPISEALELLPRRADADPDDPDAPDPAETGRYLPVDLDYYEEVASEVKAVLRDCADTRREVSIDEAYLDVTDRTAWTVAGGGDGTDGGGSEPADPPPSGAAGPAEARTLAEGYARHVKERIEREAGVPASVGVAPNMSAAKVASDADKPDGLVVVPPGSVAEFLAPLPTADVHGVGPVTERTLAELGVETAGDLAAADRDRLAEALGERGPELSRRAAGDDDREVTPTGLPKSLSRESALPTTADEATKRETVSALAADVARRARERGCLYRTIGIKAVEPPYDVNTRARSLPGPVDDPDLVEEVALGLLAEFDETPVRKLGVRVSKLDFAETDQATLGGFDASDGAGSGGEGGGNGDTGDRTRGAGARTSATDGDGGKLTDWVDGEPTAEEADHDATGDDTERRTGDGQASLGDWS; this is translated from the coding sequence ATGACCGGCGGGAGGGCAGTCGGCGGGGAGACGCTCCCGGGCGCGGGCGGCGGGGACGCCGACGCGCCCGATCGGGTCGTCTGTCACGTCGACATGGACTGCTTTTACGCCTCCTGCGAGCGGCTGCGCCACGACGACCTCGACGGCGAGCCCGTCGTGGTCGGCATGGGCTACGAGCCGGGCGAGTCCATCGGCGCGGTCGCGACCGCTAGCTACGAGGCCCGCGAGTTCGGGGTCGAGAGCGCGATGCCGATCTCGGAGGCCCTGGAGCTGCTCCCCCGCCGCGCCGACGCGGACCCGGACGACCCGGACGCGCCGGACCCGGCGGAGACCGGGCGGTACCTCCCCGTCGACCTCGACTACTACGAGGAGGTGGCGAGCGAGGTGAAGGCGGTGCTGCGCGACTGCGCCGACACCCGCCGAGAGGTGAGCATCGACGAGGCGTACCTCGACGTCACCGACCGGACCGCGTGGACGGTCGCCGGCGGCGGAGACGGGACCGACGGCGGGGGCTCCGAACCGGCAGATCCCCCGCCGAGCGGCGCGGCCGGCCCCGCGGAGGCTCGGACGCTCGCGGAGGGGTACGCCCGCCACGTCAAAGAACGGATCGAGCGCGAGGCAGGGGTCCCGGCGAGCGTGGGGGTCGCGCCGAACATGTCGGCCGCGAAGGTCGCCAGCGACGCCGACAAGCCCGACGGGCTCGTCGTCGTGCCGCCCGGCTCCGTCGCGGAGTTCCTCGCGCCGCTGCCGACCGCCGACGTCCACGGCGTCGGTCCCGTCACCGAGCGCACGCTGGCGGAACTGGGCGTCGAGACCGCCGGCGACCTGGCGGCCGCCGACCGCGACCGCCTCGCCGAGGCGCTGGGCGAGCGCGGCCCGGAGCTGTCGCGGCGCGCCGCCGGCGACGACGACCGCGAGGTGACGCCGACGGGGCTCCCGAAGAGCCTCTCGCGGGAGTCGGCGCTGCCGACGACCGCCGACGAGGCGACGAAGCGCGAGACCGTCTCCGCGCTCGCCGCGGACGTGGCCCGCCGCGCCCGCGAGCGCGGCTGCCTCTACCGGACCATCGGGATCAAGGCGGTCGAACCCCCCTACGACGTCAACACCCGCGCGAGGAGCCTCCCCGGTCCCGTCGACGACCCGGACCTCGTCGAGGAGGTGGCGCTCGGCCTGCTTGCCGAGTTCGACGAGACCCCCGTCCGAAAGCTGGGCGTCCGCGTCTCCAAGCTCGACTTCGCCGAGACCGATCAGGCGACGCTCGGCGGGTTCGACGCGAGCGACGGGGCGGGGAGCGGCGGGGAGGGGGGCGGAAATGGCGACACGGGCGACCGCACCCGCGGGGCCGGCGCTCGGACGAGCGCCACCGACGGCGACGGCGGGAAGCTCACCGACTGGGTCGACGGGGAGCCGACCGCGGAGGAGGCGGATCACGACGCGACGGGGGACGACACCGAGCGCCGGACGGGCGACGGGCAGGCCTCGCTCGGCGACTGGTCGTGA